Below is a genomic region from Acidobacteriota bacterium.
CCGCCCTGGATGATGCCGAACTGGGCCTGGCCCGGATTGGTGATGACCGGGAAAAGGGGCCTGGCCCCTTTTTCGGCATCATCAGAAGAAAGGGGCCTGGCCCCTTTTTCGCCGGCCTGCAATTGGAGAAATCGTTCCCGGCAGCGCTCGGCCCAGCGGGCCGTCCGCTCGGTCGACTCGCGTACCGCCTCGAACGACGCCGGCTGAGCCAGGCACTCGTCGAGCACCATCGCGATGTCCGACCCAAGTTGTGCCTGGATATCGGTGGCGCCTTCCGGCGTCAGCAGAAGTTCCGACCCATCCAGATGCGAGCGGAAGTGAATGCCCTCTTCCCTGATTCGCCGGCGCTCGCCGAGGCTGAACGCCTGGAAGCCCCCGCTGTCGGTGAGAATCGGGCGATCCCAGCCCATAAACCGGTGCAGGCCGCCCTGTCTGGCAATCACGCCATCTCCCGGCCTCAGCCAGAGGTGGTAGGTGTTGCCGAGGATGATCTCGACACCCTCACCCGCCAGATCGCGCGGCGTCAGCCCTTTGACCGCGCCACGTGTGCCCACCACCATGAACGCGGGCGTCTGGACGATGCCGTGGGCGGTGGTCATTTCTCCCCTGCGGGCCGCACCCTGGGTCGTCAGCACGCGGAAGGAGAATTGGGAGGACATAGGACCGTAGGATATATTAGGTCTCTGTGAAAAAAATCCGTATCGGCGTCGTCTTCGGGGGGCGATCGAGCGAGCATCTCGTCTCGATCCGTTCGGCCGCCTCTGTGTTCGCCAACCTGTCCCGCGACCGGTACGATCCGGTTGCGCTCTACATCCTCCCGCAGGGGCGGTGGATCGTGCCCGACCGGCAGCCGGCGGCGCAGTCCGAGGCCGAGGCCAAGGAGTACATGAAGGAGCAGGAGGCGCGGCAGTTGCGGACCGAGCGGGAGGCGCATCTTGTGGCGTACCCCAATGGCCACCAGGCGCTGCTGACCATCGAACGGCGACTGCCGGACGGCGAATCGGACCACGACACGACCGTGGATTCCGCGGTCGTGCACGGCATGCATCTCGACGTGGTGTTTCCCGTTCTGCATGGTCCATTCGGCGAGGACGGGACCGTGCAGGGCCTGCTCGAGCTCGCCAACCTGCCGTATGTGG
It encodes:
- a CDS encoding tRNA guanosine(34) transglycosylase Tgt, coding for MSSQFSFRVLTTQGAARRGEMTTAHGIVQTPAFMVVGTRGAVKGLTPRDLAGEGVEIILGNTYHLWLRPGDGVIARQGGLHRFMGWDRPILTDSGGFQAFSLGERRRIREEGIHFRSHLDGSELLLTPEGATDIQAQLGSDIAMVLDECLAQPASFEAVRESTERTARWAERCRERFLQLQAGEKGARPLSSDDAEKGARPLFPVITNPGQAQFGIIQGGTDPSLRAMSVERTLGVGFEAYAIGGLSVGEPADIMYSVVEHTAPQLPADRPRYLMGVGTPLDLVEAVARGIDLFDCVMPTRNARNGQLFTSHGRLTIKNAQYAEDPRPLDQNCACYTCSNFSRAYLRHLALAGEMTGAILNTVHNVRFYLDTMARIREAIVFGSLGNLQQSLRVTFSRQLCDS